One part of the Solanum dulcamara chromosome 3, daSolDulc1.2, whole genome shotgun sequence genome encodes these proteins:
- the LOC129883000 gene encoding heat shock 70 kDa protein 8: MAEQAYTVVSDSETTGEEKSLSAFPEIAIGIDIGTSQCSVAVWNGSQVELLRNTRNRKLMRSYVTFKDEVPAGGVSDELAHEYDMLSGAAIFNMKRLIGRVDTDPVVHASKSLPFLVQTLDIGVRPFIAALVNNMWRSTTPEEVLAIFLVELRAMAEVKLKRPVRNVVLTVPVSFSRFQLTRIERACAMAGLHVLRLMPEPTAVALLYAQQQQQSAHENMGSGSEKIALIFNMGAGYCDVAITATAGGVSQIKALAGCTVGGEDLLQNLMHHLLPNMDDLFSSHGIEEIKRMGLLRVATQDAIHKLSSDMSVLIDVDLGNGTKLSRVLARAEFEEVNKEVFEKCEALIKRCLQAAKLEAEDVHDVIIVGGCSYIPKVRNIVTSICKREGLYSGMNPLEAAVRGAALEGAVASGISDPFGNLDLLTIQATPLSIGIQADGINFVPVIHQNTTTPVRKEQIFTTVHDNQAEALILVYEGDEKAVEENHLLGYFKIRGIPPAPKGVPEINVCMDIDASNVLRVFAGVMVRGTQHPPMPFMEVRMPTVDDGHGWSAQALHKTYGSTLDLVTVQKKTQH, translated from the coding sequence ATGGCTGAACAAGCATACACTGTGGTATCCGATAGTGAAACAACCGGGGAAGAAAAATCTTTATCTGCTTTCCCTGAGATAGCAATTGGGATTGACATTGGTACATCTCAATGCAGTGTAGCTGTTTGGAATGGATCTCAGGTGGAGCTCCTCAGAAACACGAGAAATCGGAAATTGATGAGATCATATGTCACCTTCAAAGATGAGGTCCCTGCTGGTGGTGTTAGTGATGAACTGGCTCACGAATATGACATGTTGTCTGGAGCTGCAATCTTCAACATGAAACGTCTGATTGGTAGAGTCGATACAGATCCGGTGGTTCATGCCAGCAAGAGCCTACCCTTTTTGGTTCAGACTTTAGATATCGGTGTTAGGCCATTTATTGCTGCCCTTGTGAACAATATGTGGAGGTCCACTACTCCTGAAGAAGTTCTTGCCATCTTCCTGGTTGAACTAAGAGCTATGGCTGAAGTTAAACTGAAACGTCCTGTGAGGAATGTGGTTTTGACAGTTCCGGTATCATTTAGCAGATTCCAGTTGACCCGAATTGAACGAGCCTGTGCCATGGCAGGGCTTCATGTTCTAAGATTGATGCCTGAACCAACTGCAGTTGCTCTGTTATATGCTCAGCAGCAACAGCAGTCTGCACATGAAAATATGGGTAGCGGGAGTGAAAAGATAGCACTTATATTCAATATGGGTGCGGGATATTGTGACGTAGCTATAACAGCTACAGCAGGTGGTGTTTCACAGATCAAGGCCTTGGCTGGCTGCACGGTTGGAGGTGAGGACCTACTTCAAAATCTGATGCATCACCTCTTACCAAACATGGATGATCTATTCTCAAGCCATGGaattgaagaaataaagagAATGGGATTGCTTCGAGTTGCCACTCAGGATGCCATCCACAAACTCTCATCCGATATGAGTGTCCTGATTGATGTCGACTTGGGAAATGGAACAAAATTGTCTAGGGTTCTCGCGAGGGCAGAGTTTGAAGAGGTGAACAAAGAAGTCTTCGAGAAATGCGAGGCTCTGATAAAACGTTGCTTGCAAGCTGCTAAACTAGAAGCGGAAGATGTCCATGATGTCATAATTGTTGGTGGCTGTTCCTACATTCCAAAAGTTCGGAACATTGTAACGAGTATATGCAAAAGAGAAGGGCTTTATTCAGGAATGAACCCGCTGGAGGCAGCTGTACGTGGTGCTGCACTGGAAGGAGCAGTAGCTTCAGGAATTAGTGATCCATTTGGGAATTTAGACCTGTTAACCATCCAAGCAACTCCTTTAAGCATCGGCATTCAAGCTGATGGAATCAACTTTGTACCAGTTATTCATCAAAACACCACAACACCAGTAAGGAAAGAACAGATTTTCACTACTGTCCATGACAACCAAGCTGAAGCATTGATCCTTGTTTACGAAGGCGACGAGAAAGCTGTGGAAGAGAACCATCTCCTAGGTTATTTTAAGATCAGAGGAATACCTCCAGCACCAAAAGGTGTTCCAGAGATTAATGTGTGCATGGACATTGATGCTTCCAATGTCCTGAGAGTCTTTGCTGGCGTAATGGTGCGCGGGACTCAGCATCCTCCTATGCCTTTCATGGAAGTTAGAATGCCTACAGTTGATGATGGACATGGCTGGTCTGCTCAAGCTCTGCATAAAACATATGGCTCTACTTTAGATTTGGTAACAGTGCAGAAGAAAACACAGCATTGA
- the LOC129881811 gene encoding uncharacterized protein LOC129881811 — protein MRDFPSCFGENGVQVADASCSNVGVTKNPQNLVTCVYQCKLLGKSCLITVIWTKSLMGQCLSVEIDDMSHQCLCKVDVKPSLFSKRKGSRSLEVNACKIDIHWDFSLAKFGSGPEPVEGYYLGVVCKGQMVLAVGDLRKEAFKKSNATPSLSNAMFISKREHIFGKRVFSTKAQFCYTGPIHDITIECDSNVVDDPCLLVRIDSKTVMQVKHLRWKFRGNYTVLIDGLPVEVFWDVHNWLFSSNFGNAVFMFQTCLSAEKLWTTQTLSDLSVMPWPYTESSLSNSKSPGLGFSLVLYVWKNE, from the coding sequence ATGAGGGATTTCCCATCTTGTTTTGGTGAAAATGGGGTTCAAGTTGCTGATGCCTCTTGTTCAAATGTTGGTGTGACTAAAAACCCACAGAATTTAGTAACCTGTGTTTATCAGTGTAAATTACTGGGGAAATCTTGTCTGATTACAGTTATTTGGACTAAAAGTTTGATGGGTCAGTGCCTTAGTGTTGAAATTGATGATATGTCTCATCAATGTCTTTGTAAAGTTGATGTAAAGCCTTCTCTTTTCTCTAAAAGAAAAGGGTCTAGGTCTTTAGAAGTTAATGCTTGTAAAATTGACATCCATTGGGACTTTTCTTTGGCAAAATTTGGATCTGGGCCAGAGCCTGTTGAAGGTTACTATTTAGGAGTAGTGTGCAAAGGCCAGATGGTTTTGGCTGTTGGGGATCTGAGGAAGGAGGCATTTAAGAAGAGTAATGCAACTCCCTCTCTTTCAAATGCAATGTTTATTTCCAAGAGGGAACACATATTTGGAAAGAGGGTATTTAGTACTAAGGCTCAATTTTGTTATACTGGTCCAATTCATGACATTACAATTGAGTGTGACTCTAATGTGGTTGATGATCCTTGCCTTTTGGTACGTATCGATTCCAAAACTGTAATGCAAGTGAAGCATTTGCGCTGGAAGTTTCGCGGTAATTACACTGTTTTAATTGATGGACTCCCTGTTGAAGTGTTTTGGGATGTTCATAATTGGTTGTTCAGTAGCAATTTTGGGAATGCAGTGTTCATGTTCCAAACCTGTTTATCAGCTGAGAAGTTGTGGACTACACAAACCTTATCTGATCTCTCTGTGATGCCTTGGCCTTATACTGAGAGTAGTTTGAGCAATTCAAAATCACCTGGTTTGGGTTTTTCTTTGGTTTTGTATGTTTGGAAGAATGAGTAG